A section of the Paenibacillus aurantius genome encodes:
- a CDS encoding ABC transporter substrate-binding protein, with translation MKRQKTVITSVLTATMAMSVLSACGGGSDSKGAASSSPGGSASPAASEAKDTITALLPPVSPNFQKTFDQISKDFNTLYPNLTLKIEPASWEDMKQKLDTQVNAGSPPDIAFGGSDGIPKYLQQGLLMDITDVAKPEWVSDYDKAPLDYMRNGKGLYGFPAYMEIHAIGGNKKFLEQAGIDWKKVQQNGWTYDEFRQAIKKGVVQENGKTRYGFVFATKGVASVDYLGIMAKNAGMPYAFDSNMKYAYTSKKYLGLLKDLRALIDDGSMPKELSSVDAGMRWNMFLTGQTMITGKGLAVFENSAKTNNKKLESNDASAVKGSVPVDYIVLPPPTFQGAKASYAAVVDGYLTFRGKKEPTAEHKANVAKAAYFLASGKVAATTNNDLFSAHITKSAKKEAEGMKIDRMPENIAAVDYMLKNATPARSDIPAELAAKALKLETETIVPKFQALLAGEITPDAMYEAVKAAATQAFGAEGIVKD, from the coding sequence ATGAAAAGACAAAAAACCGTTATCACTTCCGTCTTGACCGCAACCATGGCGATGTCCGTATTATCGGCCTGTGGAGGCGGCTCCGACAGCAAAGGCGCGGCTTCCTCTTCGCCCGGCGGCAGCGCCAGCCCTGCGGCTTCGGAAGCTAAGGACACCATTACCGCCCTGCTCCCGCCGGTTTCCCCAAATTTCCAGAAGACGTTTGACCAGATTTCGAAGGATTTTAACACCCTTTATCCGAATCTTACTTTAAAGATCGAACCGGCCAGCTGGGAAGACATGAAGCAGAAGCTGGATACGCAAGTAAATGCCGGCAGCCCGCCTGATATCGCCTTCGGCGGATCCGACGGTATTCCGAAATACTTGCAGCAAGGCTTGCTCATGGATATTACGGATGTGGCCAAACCCGAGTGGGTATCCGACTATGACAAAGCGCCTCTCGATTATATGCGCAACGGCAAAGGGCTGTACGGCTTCCCGGCCTATATGGAGATCCACGCCATCGGGGGCAACAAGAAGTTCCTGGAGCAGGCGGGCATAGACTGGAAGAAAGTGCAGCAGAACGGCTGGACGTATGACGAATTCCGTCAAGCCATCAAGAAGGGCGTCGTTCAGGAGAACGGCAAAACCCGGTACGGCTTCGTGTTCGCCACGAAGGGCGTCGCGTCTGTGGACTACCTGGGCATCATGGCGAAGAACGCCGGCATGCCTTATGCCTTCGACAGCAACATGAAATACGCCTACACGAGTAAGAAATACCTTGGCTTGCTCAAGGATCTTCGCGCCCTGATCGATGACGGCTCGATGCCGAAGGAACTTAGCTCGGTTGACGCCGGTATGCGCTGGAACATGTTCCTGACCGGTCAAACGATGATCACAGGCAAAGGCCTTGCCGTATTCGAGAATTCCGCGAAGACGAACAACAAGAAGCTGGAGTCGAATGACGCGAGCGCGGTCAAGGGAAGCGTCCCGGTCGATTACATCGTGCTGCCGCCTCCAACGTTCCAAGGAGCAAAGGCTTCGTACGCAGCGGTCGTAGACGGTTACCTCACGTTCCGCGGCAAGAAGGAGCCGACTGCCGAGCATAAAGCTAACGTAGCGAAAGCGGCGTACTTCTTGGCAAGCGGCAAAGTGGCGGCAACGACGAACAACGACCTGTTCTCCGCTCACATTACGAAGAGCGCTAAAAAAGAGGCAGAAGGCATGAAAATCGACAGAATGCCTGAGAACATCGCCGCTGTTGATTACATGCTGAAGAACGCCACACCGGCCCGCTCCGATATTCCGGCGGAACTGGCGGCGAAAGCGCTCAAGCTGGAAACGGAAACGATTGTGCCAAAGTTCCAGGCCCTGCTCGCCGGCGAGATTACGCCTGATGCGATGTACGAGGCGGTTAAGGCCGCGGCTACGCAAGCGTTTGGCGCGGAAGGCATCGTAAAAGACTAA
- a CDS encoding carbohydrate ABC transporter permease yields MASITKPIKRRRSKEEQTWGYAFIAVALVAFAMFTAYPVVSAFIISLQEYKPLGSTYIGADNYVDTLHDSLFWKALRNTVVYTVLTVPVNLFLSMVIAILILPFRKKTQSFFKGIYYLPVVASGVALSVVWLWIFDPMEHGILNQVVQAFGGSSQNWLGRSATAMFSLVLMSWLSSHGTSIIIYLAGLLGIDSTYYEAAEIDGASFLQKLWHIVVPCLKPATLFLLVTGVIGSFQVFQNAYLMTGGGPDNATTMVGLLIFNNAFTYFNFGRAAAQSLILAVIIAVIALIQFKFVGKDVEY; encoded by the coding sequence ATGGCGTCTATCACCAAGCCGATCAAGAGAAGAAGAAGCAAAGAGGAACAGACCTGGGGGTACGCCTTCATTGCCGTCGCCTTGGTGGCGTTCGCAATGTTTACCGCATATCCGGTCGTAAGCGCCTTTATCATCAGTCTCCAAGAATATAAGCCCCTGGGCTCTACTTATATCGGCGCGGATAATTATGTCGATACCCTTCATGACAGCCTCTTCTGGAAGGCGCTTCGCAATACGGTCGTGTACACGGTATTGACGGTGCCGGTCAATCTCTTTTTATCCATGGTCATTGCCATTTTGATTTTACCGTTCCGCAAGAAGACGCAATCGTTCTTTAAGGGCATTTACTATTTGCCGGTTGTCGCATCCGGTGTCGCTTTGTCGGTGGTTTGGCTCTGGATTTTCGATCCGATGGAGCACGGCATTCTGAATCAGGTCGTACAGGCATTCGGCGGTTCGAGCCAGAACTGGCTCGGGAGAAGCGCGACCGCGATGTTCTCGCTCGTCCTCATGTCCTGGTTGTCCAGCCACGGTACCAGTATCATCATCTATTTGGCCGGTCTTCTCGGGATCGATTCCACGTATTACGAGGCGGCGGAGATCGACGGGGCCAGCTTTTTGCAGAAGCTTTGGCATATTGTGGTACCCTGCCTGAAGCCGGCGACGCTGTTTCTGCTCGTTACCGGGGTCATCGGTTCGTTTCAGGTCTTCCAGAACGCTTACTTAATGACGGGAGGCGGTCCGGACAACGCGACGACCATGGTGGGCTTGCTCATCTTCAATAACGCGTTTACTTATTTCAATTTCGGCAGAGCCGCAGCCCAATCTCTGATTCTGGCCGTTATCATTGCCGTCATTGCGCTGATTCAGTTCAAATTCGTGGGCAAAGACGTCGAGTATTGA
- a CDS encoding carbohydrate ABC transporter permease produces MALYSNHTGKPHKRHIRNTIIFIVLMLFALATIFPIYFMFITSLGDPVEAGAVDYSIWPKQFSLESYKFFFDYSKYSYRWILNSLIVATAVTVSNVIFASMAGFAFSKLRFKGRGILFGILLVSMMIPYQVTQVPLYILIVNTFELQNTYSALIMPSIVTVYNIFLAKQFMSGIPTEILECAKIEGCSQPQIYMKIILPLSKTVLAVMAILTFMDSWNTFFWPLLVTNSMEMQTIQVGLKNFRFANTTYISPMMAGAAISALPMFILFFSLQKYFLEGVTVGAVKG; encoded by the coding sequence ATGGCGTTATACAGCAACCATACTGGCAAGCCGCATAAAAGACATATCCGAAATACGATCATTTTTATCGTCCTCATGCTGTTTGCCCTGGCGACGATATTCCCTATATATTTTATGTTCATCACGTCACTCGGAGATCCGGTCGAGGCGGGAGCGGTGGACTACAGCATTTGGCCTAAACAATTTTCCTTGGAATCTTACAAGTTCTTTTTCGATTACAGCAAATATTCGTATCGCTGGATTCTGAACTCCCTGATTGTAGCCACCGCGGTCACCGTGTCCAATGTTATCTTTGCTTCGATGGCCGGCTTCGCGTTCTCCAAGCTTCGGTTCAAGGGCAGAGGCATCCTGTTCGGCATCCTGCTCGTTTCCATGATGATTCCTTATCAAGTCACGCAGGTGCCGTTGTACATTCTGATCGTCAATACCTTTGAACTGCAGAACACATACAGTGCGCTCATTATGCCCAGCATCGTAACGGTGTATAACATCTTCCTCGCCAAGCAGTTTATGAGCGGCATTCCGACGGAAATTCTGGAGTGTGCCAAAATCGAAGGCTGCAGCCAGCCGCAAATTTATATGAAGATCATCCTGCCGCTTTCGAAAACCGTTCTCGCGGTCATGGCGATCCTGACCTTCATGGACAGCTGGAATACCTTCTTCTGGCCGCTGCTCGTGACCAATTCGATGGAGATGCAGACGATCCAGGTCGGCTTGAAAAATTTCCGCTTCGCCAACACAACCTACATTTCCCCGATGATGGCGGGTGCCGCGATTTCCGCTCTGCCGATGTTCATTCTCTTCTTCAGTCTGCAGAAATACTTCCTCGAAGGGGTAACGGTCGGCGCTGTAAAGGGATAA
- a CDS encoding GNAT family N-acetyltransferase: MPDMLVKLYELPEEVARYAKPYEGTPITIRRALPPERHVITRWVEDTFNPHWRSECETALSRQPVTCYIATSADEGGATRMVGFGCYDATAKGFFGPTGVDPEFQGRGIGKALLFACLDAMRAEGYGYAIIGSAGPADFYAKAVGAVPIEGSSPGIYRGMLR; this comes from the coding sequence ATGCCTGATATGCTCGTAAAGCTATACGAATTGCCGGAGGAAGTGGCCCGGTATGCCAAGCCGTATGAAGGAACCCCCATCACAATTCGCCGAGCCTTGCCTCCGGAAAGACACGTCATCACCCGCTGGGTGGAAGACACCTTCAACCCGCATTGGCGCAGTGAATGCGAGACGGCCCTTTCCCGTCAGCCCGTTACCTGTTATATCGCGACATCTGCCGATGAGGGAGGCGCCACGCGAATGGTTGGGTTCGGCTGTTATGACGCGACGGCTAAGGGGTTCTTCGGTCCGACCGGAGTCGATCCCGAATTCCAGGGCCGAGGAATCGGCAAAGCGCTTCTGTTCGCTTGTTTGGATGCGATGCGAGCGGAAGGCTATGGCTATGCCATCATAGGCAGCGCAGGGCCAGCCGATTTCTATGCGAAGGCCGTAGGCGCCGTTCCGATCGAAGGATCTTCTCCGGGTATCTACCGGGGAATGCTGAGGTGA
- a CDS encoding GNAT family N-acetyltransferase, translating into MNTLTYRSYVPGDEAGIVTLWNRCLPRDPVTPKRFRNLVLLDPNFDPRGMRIAEDGGRLIGCFYAVRRQLPMLGVELETDRGWVPFFFVDPDYRRQGVASRLLEEARQFLQGEGREKMFFSAYAPNYVVPGIDRQAYSAGADFLEGSGFRRLYTAVAMDYSLVDYETPQDVLELKEQRESEGYTFALAADSDLYELIQFATHAFNPDWGRAIREGLLQGLQLSQILVARYRGEMIGFCMHGGYEGVRERFGPFGVDPNQRGKGIGKILLHDCLHLMRAQGMHGAWFLWTGEQTAAGQLYLKMGFTITRRFDVVCQDL; encoded by the coding sequence ATGAACACACTCACATACCGCTCTTACGTGCCCGGCGATGAGGCGGGGATCGTTACGCTTTGGAACCGGTGCCTGCCGCGCGACCCGGTCACGCCGAAACGCTTCCGCAACCTGGTGCTGCTCGACCCCAATTTTGATCCGAGGGGGATGAGAATCGCAGAGGACGGCGGCAGGCTGATCGGCTGCTTCTATGCCGTCCGGAGACAGCTGCCGATGCTCGGCGTCGAGCTGGAGACCGACCGCGGGTGGGTGCCTTTCTTCTTCGTTGACCCGGACTACCGCAGGCAAGGGGTTGCCTCCCGATTGCTGGAGGAAGCCCGGCAGTTTCTGCAAGGCGAGGGACGCGAGAAGATGTTCTTCTCCGCCTATGCCCCGAACTATGTGGTGCCCGGCATCGACCGGCAAGCCTACTCGGCGGGGGCGGACTTCCTGGAGGGAAGCGGCTTCCGGCGGTTGTATACGGCGGTGGCGATGGATTATTCGCTTGTCGATTATGAAACTCCTCAAGATGTTCTGGAGCTGAAGGAGCAGAGGGAGAGCGAAGGCTATACCTTTGCGCTTGCGGCGGACAGTGATCTGTACGAGCTCATCCAATTCGCCACGCACGCTTTTAATCCGGATTGGGGAAGAGCGATCCGCGAAGGGCTGCTGCAAGGTCTTCAGCTGTCGCAAATCCTCGTGGCCCGCTACCGCGGGGAGATGATTGGCTTCTGTATGCACGGAGGATACGAAGGCGTGCGGGAGCGGTTCGGCCCATTTGGGGTGGATCCGAATCAGCGCGGCAAGGGAATCGGCAAGATTCTGCTTCACGATTGCCTGCACCTGATGCGCGCGCAAGGCATGCACGGCGCCTGGTTCCTGTGGACCGGCGAACAGACGGCCGCTGGACAGCTGTACCTGAAGATGGGCTTTACGATTACCCGGCGTTTTGATGTGGTCTGCCAGGACTTATAA
- a CDS encoding PIG-L deacetylase family protein gives MTTEKKHILAISAHAGDQELTAGGVIAKYTMEGHKATFLHLTPGEKGHPRLTPEEYKKQKVEEAYKAADILGADVRFFDYKDAELPVNEEIKYQVADVIREVKPDIIITHWKNSIHKDHANTHQIVQDAHFYAALKTIERELPSHYAPKLYYSENWEDMDEFVPEVFVDIPEDAFEKWIQALSVYAFARGETYGFPYIDYYKSLSVVRGAPVYFKRAQGFMVPKGGLNQRLQWFG, from the coding sequence ATGACGACGGAAAAGAAGCACATCCTCGCCATTAGTGCCCATGCCGGCGACCAGGAGCTGACCGCCGGAGGGGTTATCGCCAAGTATACGATGGAGGGCCACAAGGCCACCTTTCTGCACTTGACGCCAGGGGAGAAGGGGCATCCGCGGCTGACGCCCGAGGAATACAAGAAGCAGAAAGTCGAGGAAGCCTACAAGGCGGCAGACATCCTGGGCGCGGACGTGCGGTTCTTCGACTATAAGGATGCGGAGCTTCCGGTGAACGAGGAGATCAAATATCAGGTCGCGGACGTCATCCGAGAGGTGAAGCCCGATATCATCATTACCCATTGGAAAAATTCCATCCACAAGGACCATGCGAATACGCACCAGATCGTGCAGGACGCCCATTTCTACGCGGCGCTGAAAACGATCGAGCGCGAGCTTCCGTCCCATTACGCCCCGAAGCTGTATTACTCCGAGAATTGGGAAGACATGGACGAGTTCGTGCCGGAGGTGTTCGTCGATATTCCGGAGGACGCCTTCGAGAAGTGGATCCAGGCGCTCAGCGTGTACGCCTTCGCCCGCGGCGAGACGTACGGATTTCCTTATATCGATTATTACAAGTCCTTATCAGTCGTGCGGGGAGCGCCCGTTTATTTCAAACGCGCGCAAGGCTTCATGGTGCCGAAGGGCGGATTGAATCAACGGCTGCAATGGTTCGGCTAA
- a CDS encoding N-acetylglucosamine kinase has translation MRYTIGIDGGGTKTELAAVTLEGEPIASLFGGASNAFSVGFDRAFAEVARLLERSWSETGLKPEGCVGLGVGLAGAGRDEDRLRWTQALQAKLAEHGLVKAVYVGNDAETALFGTAGKREGMVAISGTGSLVYGITPDGHQLRVGGWGHLLGDAGSGFTIGLRTLQAIVQSYDGMAAPTLMSGSVLASVGLTDPVQLKDYAYAPERTKQDFAAFARFCIEAAARGDAAAIGVLAAEASALAEQTSALIAKDSSFEEADLVLAGAIFANSELFRAAYADQLRKQWPKVRPTLMQRTAAYGAARIAAEEYRRNPAK, from the coding sequence ATGAGGTATACGATCGGTATTGACGGAGGCGGAACGAAGACAGAGCTCGCCGCGGTCACCCTGGAGGGCGAACCCATCGCCTCCTTATTCGGCGGCGCCAGCAACGCGTTCTCGGTCGGATTCGACCGTGCCTTTGCGGAGGTCGCCCGGCTGCTGGAGAGGAGCTGGAGTGAAACGGGTTTGAAGCCCGAGGGCTGCGTCGGACTCGGGGTCGGGCTCGCGGGCGCGGGCCGGGACGAAGACCGCCTCCGGTGGACTCAGGCGCTGCAGGCCAAGTTGGCCGAACACGGGCTGGTGAAAGCGGTATACGTCGGAAACGATGCGGAAACCGCCTTGTTCGGTACGGCAGGCAAGAGGGAAGGCATGGTGGCGATCAGCGGCACCGGCTCCCTCGTCTACGGCATAACGCCGGACGGACACCAGCTGCGCGTCGGGGGCTGGGGCCATCTCCTCGGGGACGCCGGCAGCGGCTTCACCATCGGACTGCGTACGCTGCAGGCCATCGTGCAGAGCTATGACGGGATGGCGGCACCGACCCTGATGAGCGGCAGCGTGCTCGCTTCCGTTGGGTTGACGGACCCCGTGCAGCTCAAGGACTACGCGTATGCACCGGAGCGGACGAAACAGGACTTCGCCGCTTTCGCCCGGTTCTGCATCGAGGCGGCCGCACGGGGAGATGCCGCTGCCATCGGGGTGCTGGCGGCCGAGGCGTCGGCCCTCGCCGAGCAGACGTCGGCGCTGATCGCGAAGGATTCCTCTTTTGAGGAAGCCGATCTCGTGCTCGCCGGAGCCATTTTCGCGAATTCGGAGTTATTCCGCGCCGCTTATGCCGACCAGCTTCGCAAGCAATGGCCTAAGGTGCGGCCGACGCTGATGCAGCGCACCGCCGCCTATGGCGCGGCGCGCATTGCCGCCGAGGAGTACCGACGCAACCCCGCCAAGTAA
- a CDS encoding MurR/RpiR family transcriptional regulator — protein MNGGLVRLKELYQDLKPSEQIAASYILQHPERMLQLSIAQLADESGSSQAAIVRLCKSMGVTGYQNLKLMVAGDLQQGQTSLNGSGYQEIRPGESVENIIASVAGNNMQSIQDSVKVLDPAVVRQAIEALDRAQRIFFYGIGASNLIAMDAQQKFMRISKTALAFADPHVQLTASVSLGKRDVAVGISYSGETKAVIAALRSAREQGAETVSITKFGNTTLSGYADYPLFISSTEHEIRSGAMASRIAQLNVIDILYLGVASRNYNYAVQQLELSRKAIKEIER, from the coding sequence ATGAATGGCGGACTTGTGAGATTAAAAGAATTATATCAGGATTTAAAGCCCTCGGAGCAAATCGCCGCTTCCTATATCCTCCAGCATCCCGAGAGGATGCTGCAGCTTTCCATCGCCCAACTGGCCGACGAAAGCGGTTCCAGTCAAGCGGCTATCGTTCGCCTGTGCAAATCGATGGGCGTAACCGGGTATCAGAATCTGAAGCTCATGGTAGCCGGCGATCTGCAGCAGGGACAGACCAGCCTTAACGGTTCCGGGTACCAGGAAATACGTCCGGGAGAATCGGTGGAGAACATCATCGCGTCCGTCGCCGGCAACAATATGCAGTCCATACAGGATTCGGTTAAGGTGCTGGATCCGGCTGTTGTGCGGCAGGCCATCGAGGCTTTGGACCGGGCGCAGCGCATTTTCTTCTACGGCATCGGCGCCTCCAATCTGATCGCGATGGACGCGCAGCAGAAATTTATGCGGATATCGAAGACGGCTCTCGCTTTCGCCGATCCGCATGTGCAGCTGACCGCTTCCGTTTCTCTGGGCAAAAGGGACGTGGCCGTCGGCATTTCCTATTCCGGCGAGACCAAGGCGGTCATCGCCGCCCTTCGCAGCGCCCGCGAGCAGGGAGCGGAGACGGTCTCGATCACCAAGTTCGGCAACACCACCTTGAGCGGGTACGCCGACTATCCGCTGTTCATCTCCTCGACAGAGCATGAAATTCGCAGCGGCGCGATGGCCTCGCGGATCGCTCAGCTGAATGTGATCGACATCCTGTACCTGGGTGTGGCCAGCCGCAATTACAACTATGCGGTTCAACAGCTGGAGCTGAGCCGCAAAGCGATTAAGGAGATTGAACGGTAA
- a CDS encoding exo-beta-N-acetylmuramidase NamZ family protein: MGSSVRIGADRLVEVQQQWPEGWRLGLLTNASSLNGAFESTIELCTRLTRVRLSALFACEHGLRGERQAGVLFEDEIDERLGIPVFSLYSPSGKKPQPHMLEAVDAVLFDIQDVGVRFYTYLSTLKMILESCAEAGKPVIVLDRPNPLGKGDGEGGLLESGFESFVGAARIPIRTGLTIGETARYFNSLLAEPCELQVVPMEGWSRSMSYADTGLPWTMPSPNMPTLDTVLTYAGVCLFEGTNLSEGRGTTRPFEIVGAPWLDGERAAQEFNRRGLPGVHAHLHSFTPSFSKHQGELCGGVRVFVTDASVFRPVRAGLHLLDVIQRQHPDRFEWLPPYREGGRPFIDLLTGSDLLRTTLAKEEGLERILDVWEEQEALWRELRAPHELYT, from the coding sequence ATGGGTTCATCTGTGAGGATCGGCGCCGATCGTCTGGTCGAAGTGCAGCAGCAGTGGCCGGAGGGCTGGCGCCTCGGTTTATTGACCAACGCCTCATCGCTTAATGGAGCGTTCGAATCGACGATCGAGCTGTGCACCAGGCTGACGCGCGTACGTCTGAGCGCGCTTTTTGCGTGTGAGCATGGCCTGCGCGGCGAGCGGCAGGCGGGCGTCCTGTTCGAGGACGAGATAGACGAGCGTCTCGGCATTCCCGTCTTCAGTCTGTACAGCCCCTCGGGCAAAAAGCCCCAGCCGCACATGCTCGAAGCGGTGGATGCGGTGCTGTTCGACATTCAGGACGTCGGCGTGCGGTTCTATACCTATCTGTCCACACTCAAGATGATTCTAGAGAGCTGTGCGGAGGCCGGCAAGCCGGTCATTGTGCTCGACCGGCCGAATCCGCTGGGCAAGGGAGACGGCGAGGGCGGCCTGCTGGAGAGCGGCTTCGAATCGTTCGTCGGCGCAGCCCGGATTCCGATCCGAACCGGACTTACGATCGGGGAAACCGCAAGGTATTTCAACTCTTTGCTTGCTGAGCCGTGCGAGCTGCAGGTCGTACCAATGGAGGGCTGGAGCCGAAGCATGTCTTACGCGGACACCGGGCTGCCGTGGACCATGCCTTCCCCCAACATGCCGACGCTGGACACCGTACTGACGTATGCGGGCGTCTGTCTGTTCGAAGGGACGAATCTGTCCGAGGGCCGCGGCACGACGCGTCCGTTCGAGATCGTCGGCGCGCCTTGGCTCGATGGCGAGCGGGCCGCGCAGGAGTTTAATCGCCGCGGCCTGCCGGGCGTGCACGCGCATCTTCATTCCTTCACGCCGTCCTTCTCCAAGCATCAAGGCGAGCTGTGCGGCGGGGTGCGGGTGTTCGTGACGGATGCATCCGTATTCCGCCCGGTACGGGCCGGACTTCATCTGCTTGACGTTATTCAGCGGCAGCATCCCGACCGCTTCGAATGGCTGCCGCCTTACCGGGAAGGGGGACGTCCGTTCATCGATCTGCTGACAGGCAGCGACCTGCTGCGAACGACGCTTGCCAAGGAAGAGGGGCTGGAACGGATCCTGGATGTCTGGGAGGAGCAAGAAGCCTTGTGGCGGGAGCTAAGGGCTCCTCACGAGCTGTACACATAA
- the nagZ gene encoding beta-N-acetylhexosaminidase has translation MDISKLTLEEKAGQLVMCGFAGTEPSEEVLRLIGERHIGGVIYFARNVRDVRQIAELSDNLQEAARQAGLPPLFVMIDQEGGMVARITEGVALMPGAMALGAGSTPEEAYESARICGEELRALGVNLNFAPVLDVNNNPRNPVIGVRSFGESPERVASYGEAALRGLQAAGVVATAKHFPGHGDTEVDSHLDLPTVPHGRERIFEVELQPFIRAIGAEVDSIMSSHVVFPAFEPQRLPVTLSHHVLTGLLREELGYEGVIFTDCMEMHAISKHYGTVEACVMAIEAGADAVLVSHSFELQTGAIDAIVEAVRSGRLTEERLDASVSRLLALKKKRGIGAETRSLEERLAGVGTAAHLEAAKRWSEASVTVVKQEADLLPLAAGEETLVLSVQPAVVTLVDDALAVPLTLGKALEACGVQVREQAIPLADVARMSGEALEMAASYERIVVATYNACFDDAQALLVRELLARGKRPIVVATRMPYDLLAFPAVPVYVCLYESRPLALQSAAKVLAGQLPARGRLPVSLSGEFPAGWGVQGDA, from the coding sequence ATGGATATAAGCAAGCTGACGCTGGAAGAAAAGGCCGGCCAGCTCGTGATGTGCGGCTTCGCGGGAACGGAACCGTCGGAAGAGGTGCTGCGGCTGATCGGGGAGCGGCATATCGGCGGAGTGATTTATTTTGCCCGCAACGTTCGCGATGTTCGTCAGATTGCGGAGCTAAGCGACAACCTGCAGGAGGCGGCGCGGCAGGCGGGGCTGCCGCCGCTGTTCGTGATGATCGATCAGGAAGGCGGCATGGTGGCCCGCATAACCGAAGGGGTTGCGTTGATGCCTGGCGCTATGGCACTGGGGGCGGGCAGTACGCCGGAGGAGGCGTACGAGTCGGCGCGCATCTGCGGCGAGGAACTTCGGGCGCTTGGCGTCAACCTGAATTTCGCCCCTGTCCTGGATGTGAACAACAATCCGCGCAATCCCGTCATCGGCGTGCGTTCGTTCGGCGAATCGCCTGAGCGCGTCGCTTCCTACGGCGAAGCGGCGCTGCGGGGCTTGCAGGCGGCCGGCGTCGTCGCGACGGCCAAGCATTTCCCCGGCCACGGGGATACGGAGGTCGATTCGCATCTTGACCTGCCCACCGTACCGCACGGCCGGGAGCGCATATTCGAGGTGGAGCTGCAGCCGTTCATCCGAGCGATTGGCGCAGAAGTGGACAGCATTATGTCGTCGCATGTGGTGTTCCCGGCTTTCGAGCCGCAGCGGCTGCCGGTTACGCTCTCGCACCATGTATTGACTGGGCTGCTGCGCGAAGAGCTCGGCTACGAAGGGGTTATCTTCACGGACTGCATGGAGATGCACGCGATCTCCAAGCATTACGGCACGGTGGAAGCGTGCGTTATGGCGATCGAAGCGGGAGCCGACGCGGTGCTGGTCAGCCACTCGTTCGAGCTTCAGACGGGTGCGATCGATGCGATTGTCGAAGCGGTACGCAGCGGGCGTTTGACGGAAGAGCGGTTAGACGCGTCGGTGAGCCGATTGCTGGCGCTGAAGAAGAAGCGGGGCATCGGGGCGGAAACGCGATCGCTGGAAGAGCGCCTCGCCGGTGTGGGAACAGCGGCTCACCTTGAGGCAGCGAAGCGATGGAGCGAGGCGAGTGTTACGGTCGTGAAGCAGGAAGCGGATCTGCTGCCGCTTGCCGCGGGGGAGGAGACGCTGGTGCTGTCGGTGCAGCCGGCGGTTGTTACCCTGGTTGACGATGCCCTTGCGGTTCCTCTGACGCTGGGTAAGGCGCTTGAGGCGTGCGGCGTGCAAGTGAGAGAACAGGCGATCCCTCTTGCGGATGTGGCAAGAATGTCAGGCGAAGCATTAGAGATGGCAGCCTCCTATGAGCGAATCGTCGTGGCCACGTATAACGCTTGCTTCGACGACGCGCAGGCGTTGCTCGTACGGGAGCTTCTAGCCCGAGGCAAGCGGCCGATCGTCGTGGCGACGCGCATGCCGTACGACCTGCTGGCGTTCCCGGCTGTGCCGGTGTACGTCTGCCTGTATGAGTCGCGTCCGCTCGCTCTGCAAAGCGCAGCCAAGGTGCTCGCCGGACAGCTTCCCGCCAGAGGAAGGCTGCCGGTCAGCCTATCCGGTGAATTCCCGGCGGGATGGGGGGTGCAGGGAGATGCTTAA